A single genomic interval of Paralichthys olivaceus isolate ysfri-2021 chromosome 7, ASM2471397v2, whole genome shotgun sequence harbors:
- the duox gene encoding LOW QUALITY PROTEIN: dual oxidase 2 (The sequence of the model RefSeq protein was modified relative to this genomic sequence to represent the inferred CDS: inserted 1 base in 1 codon; substituted 1 base at 1 genomic stop codon), with protein MSGPSLASMDVRKQVWSVCAVVGLVLLVSEHSGGEKSWEVPRFDGWYNSLGSPRRGAVGSHLVRLVPAHYWDGVYQPVQEPLLPNPRTLSSLLAQGPSGAQSSRNQTVLSLFFGYHVTFEIFDLRLPGCPPEFMNIPVPKGDPVFDPAATGKVLLPFQRGPWDKESGQSPSNPRTQVNMVTAWIDGSSIYGPSTSWSDSLRSFSGGLLTPGSEWNMPKHGGRPNLMWRAADPSTGEHGADGLYELGNAWANENMFTAAEGIIWFRYHNYVASKLHEEHPEWSDEKLFQNARKTVVATFQNIALYEWLPGFLRDKKLPPYPGYQKFVDPGISPEFQAAAIRFGITMAPPGVYMRNRTCHFRQILNIDGSSSPALRLCNSFWKRQSPNMKTSQDVDELLMGMASQIAEKEDNIVVEDLRDYMYGPLRFTRTDLVAMTIQRGRDFGLRSYTELREALDLPPVKTFEEINPKLNSINPKAKXKIFKPKKRSKMSYMKKFNRXINLCRVQLLHDVAELYNRDISKLELFPGGLLESLDGPGPVFSVIILDQFERIRNGDRFWFENKQNGLFTDEEMQAIRNVTFHDVLIAVTAAEAADIQADVFFWKDGDPCPQPTQLNASMLYPCSNATKLHYFHGSKAGFGIFIIVLFLFPVGRYHCYKSASHCTINNTDITHQQYYYCFTFTVSFLVACMVAYLRKYRYRKFQRARKAGAKTEELAVGINAFEWQGHKKPLHPVSVEVDDKRRLQVFDRSGPALRCLNLSNQDYLDVRLSNDRYCKALLLKVAKEYDLVLFFDDESKRTAFVKHLRAVVSDIGQEIKVKETREKELLKEALTKDKRAQIVETFIRHAFSKVLEIEKCDAGDLSGVSHEKAREVLQCELTASEFADALGLKPDSLFVDSMFTLADKDGNGYLSFQEFLDVMVIFMKGSPEEKSKLMFSMNDIGGTGFLSKDEFARMLRSFIEISNSPLSKIQAEDGIKAMIEAACFDNKEYISWADFHFLLRDHEKELQFAQLNVKGMEKQGKKRLSRDQRVSFICRANSYITDGPEIRRRKKLSVKTPNVYVKPKRDQYIRNPVQQKIQHFKRFIENYRRHIVCFIIVYGIMAGVTLERCYYYGFQAESTGIPETSMVGIIVSRGSAAAISFLFPYMLLTVCRNLITLCRETFLNRYIPFDAAIDFHRFMAMTAIILSVVHTLGHVVNIYIFSISDLSILSCLFPKVFSNNGSELPLKWSWWVFQTVPGMTGVLLLITFSFMYIFSSHYFRRISFRGFWITHYLYVVVYLLTVIHGSFALLQEPRFHIYLIPPALVFLLDKLISLSRKKVEIPVVRAELLPSGVTHLEFKRPQGFVYRSGQWVRIACLMLGTDEYHPFTLTSAPHEETLSLHIRAVGPWTSQLRELYTEESQIELGAYPKLYLDGPFGEGHQEWVNFEVSVLVGGGIGVTPFTSILKDLVFNSSIKSKIQCKKVYFIWVTRTQHQFEWVSEIIREVEEMDTQELVSVHTYITQVAEKFDLRTTMLYVCERHFQKVWNRSLFTGLRSVTHFGRPPFVSFFSSLQEVHPEVGKIGVFSCGPPGLTKNVEKACQQMNKRDQAHFMHHYENF; from the exons ATGTCAGGACCATCTCTCGCATCAATGGATGTGCGTAAACAGGTTTGGAGTGTGTGCGCAGTGGTTGGCTTGGTGCTCCTCGTCAGTGAAC ACTCAGGTGGAGAGAAAAGCTGGGAGGTTCCTCGCTTTGACGGCTGGTACAACAGTCTGGGGTCTCCAAGACGCGGAGCTGTCG GTTCTCACCTTGTGCGTCTCGTGCCCGCGCATTACTGGGACGGAGTCTACCAGCCAGTGCAGGAGCCGCTGCTGCCAAACCCCCGCACACTGAGCAGCCTGCTGGCACAGGGCCCCTCCGGTGCACAGTCCTCACGCAACCAGACCGTGCTCTCACTCTTCTTtg GGTATCATGTCACCTTTGAGATTTTTGACTTAAGACTTCCTGGGTGTCCACCTGAGTTCATGAACATCCCCGTCCCAAAAGGTGACCCGGTGTTCGACCCGGCCGCCACGGGAAAAGTCCTGCTGCCCTTCCAGCGAGGACCATGGGACAAGGAGTCTGGACAGAGTCCCAGTAACCCTCGCACTCAG GTGAACATGGTGACAGCGTGGATAGATGGCAGCTCCATCTACggcccctccacctcctggtcTGACTCTTTGAGAAGCTTCTCAGGAGGGCTCTTGACTCCAGGTTCTGAGTGGAACATGCCAAAACATGGAGGCAGACCCAACCTCATGTGGCGTGCTGCTGACCCCTCTACAGGAGAGCATGGGGCCGATGGACTTTATG AGTTGGGAAACGCCTGGGCCAATGAGAACAtgttcactgcagcagagggGATTATCTGGTTTCGCTACCACAATTATGTAGCCTCCAAACTGCATGAGGAACACCCTGAGTGGTCAGACGAAAAGCTGTTTCAAAACGCCAGGAAGACCGTTGTGGCCACGTTCCAG AATATCGCTCTCTACGAATGGCTGCCTGGATTTCTCAGAGACAAAAAGCTCCCTCCTTACCCAG gttACCAGAAGTTTGTTGATCCAGGAATCTCTCCAGAGTTCCAGGCTGCTGCCATAAGATTTGGCATCACTATGGCCCCACCTGGTGTTTACATGAG aaACCGAACCTGTCACTTTCGGCAGATCCTCAACATAGATGGAAGCTCATCGCCAGCACTGCGTCTTTGTAACAGCTTTTGGAAACGTCAG AGCCCTAATATGAAGACAAGCCAGGATGTAGACGAGCTCCTCATGGGCATGGCCTCCCAGATTGCAGAGAAAGAAGACAATATTGTTGTGGAGGATCTGAGAG ACTACATGTACGGACCCCTAAGGTTCACCCGGACTGATCTGGTGGCCATGACCatccagagaggaagagacttCGGCCTCCGGAGTTACACTGAGCTCAGAGAGGCTCTGGATCTGCCTCCTGTCAAAACGTTTGAGGAGATAAATCCTAAACTGAACAGCATCAACCCAAAGGCAAAATAGAAAATctttaaaccaaaaaaaagatcaaagaTGAGCTATATGAAAAAGTTTAACA TAATTAATCTGTGTCGTGTACAGTTGCTCCATGATGTTGCAGAACTGTATAACAGAGACATCTCAAAACTGGAGCTTTTCCCCGGAGGACTGCTGGAGTCCCTCGACGGTCCAGGTCCAGTTTTCTCTGTGATAATCTTGGACCAGTTTGAACGAATTAGAAATGGAGATCGCTTCTGGTTCGAGAACAAACAGAATGG TTTGTTTACAGATGAAGAAATGCAGGCCATCCGCAATGTGACGTTTCATGACGTCCTTATTGCAGTCACCGCTGCAGAGGCCGCTGATATACAAGCTGATGTGTTCTTCTGGAAGGATG GTGACCCTTGTCCTCAGCCCACACAGCTGAATGCGTCAATGCTCTATCCCTGCAGCAATGCTACcaaacttcattattttcatgggAGCAAAGCTGGCTTTGGAATATTTATCATTGtactcttcctctttcctgtCGGTCGGTATCATTGTTACAAATCTGCCTCTCATTGCACCATAAATAACACTGATATCACTCATCAgcagtattattattgttttaccTTCACAGTGAGTTTTCTTGTGGCCTGCATGGTGGCGTACCTCCGCAAGTACAGGTACAGGAAGTTCCAGAGAGCAAGGAAAGCTGGTGCTAAAACAGAGGAGCTGGCCGTGGGAATCAATG CGTTCGAGTGGCAGGGCCATAAAAAACCTTTGCATCCAGTCAGCGTGGAGGTCGATGAtaagaggaggctgcaggtctTCGACAGATCTGGACCTGCTCTGCGCTGCCTCAACCTGAGCAACCAGGATTACCTGGATGTCCGACTCTCCAACGATCGTTACTGCAAAGCTCTGCTGCTCAAAGTAGCTAAAGAGTATGACCTG GTGCTGTTTTTTGATGACGAAAGTAAACGGACAGCATTTGTCAAGCATCTGCGGGCGGTGGTGTCAGACATCGGGCAGGAAATTAAAGTGAAGGAGACGAGAGAGAAGGAGCTGCTGAAGGAAGCTTTAACCAAAGATAAAAGGGCTCAGATTGTGGAAACTTTCATTCGACATGCTTTCTCTAAG GTCCTGGAAATAGAGAAGTGTGACGCTGGTGACCTGAGTGGCGTTTCCCATGAGAAAGCCAGGGAGGTTCTCCAGTGCGAGCTCACAGCATCAGAGTTTGCTGATGCACTGGGACTCAAGCCCGACTCTTTATTTGTGGACTCCATGTTCACGCTCGCTGATAAAGATGGAAACGGTTACCTCTCATTCCAGGAGTTTCTCGATGTGATGGTTATCTTTATGAAAG GGTCTCCTGAGGAAAAATCCAAACTGATGTTCTCCATGAACGACATTGGTGGAACTGGTTTCTTGTCCAAAGACGAATTTGCCAGGATGCTCAG GTCTTTCATCGAAATCTCCAACAGCCCCCTGTCAAAGATCCAGGCAGAGGACGGCATCAAGGCCATGATTGAGGCTGCGTGCTTCGACAATAAGGAGTATATCTCATGGGCGGATTTCCATTTCCTCCTGCGGGACCACGAGAAGGAGCTGCAGTTTGCTCAGCTCAACGTCAAAG GGATGGAGAAACAGGGGAAGAAGCGGCTGAGTCGAGACCAGAGGGTGTCCTTCATCTGTCGAGCAAACAG CTACATCACAGATGGACCGGAGATACGTAGACGCAAAAA GTTAAGCGTCAAGACTCCAAATGTCTACGTGAAGCCAAAGCGTGACCAGTACATAAGGAACCCAGTGCAACAAAAGATCCAACACTTCAAACGTTTCATCGAGAATTATCGCCGTCATATCGTCTGCTTTATCATCGTATACGGAATCATGGCTGGGGTGACACTGGAAAGATGTTACT ACTATGGTTTCCAGGCTGAGTCAACAGGCATCCCAGAGACTTCAATGGTGGGAATCATTGTCTCCCGGGGCTCGGCAGCAGCTATCTCCTTCCTGTTTCCCTACATGCTCCTCACCGTGTGTCGTAACCTCATCACACTGTGCAGGGAGACCTTCCTCAACCGATACATCCCCTTTGACGCCGCCATCGACTTCCATCGCTTCATGGCCATGACCGCCATCATCCTTTCAG TCGTACATACTTTGGGCCATGTGGTCAACATCTACATCTTCTCCATCAGTGACCTCAGCATCCTGTCCTGTCTGTTCCCCAAAGTCTTTTCTAACAATGG GTCTGAACTTCCTCTCAAGTGGTCGTGGTGGGTCTTTCAGACGGTTCCAG GAATGACAGGCGTCTTGCTTCTTATTACGTTTTCATTTATGTACATTTTTTCCTCACACTATTTCCGTCGCATCAGTTTTCGTGGATTTTGGATCACACACTATCTCTATGTTGTTGTGTACCTTCTG ACAGTGATTCACGGCAGCTTCGCCCTCCTGCAGGAGCCCCGTTTCCACATTTATCTGATCCCTCCAGCACTCGTCTTCCTGCTGGACAAACTCATCAGCCTGAGCAGGAAAAAAGTGGAGATCCCAGTGGTCAGAGCGGAGCTGTTGCCCTCAG GTGTGACACATCTGGAGTTCAAGCGACCACAGGGCTTTGTTTACCGTTCAGGCCAGTGGGTGCGCATAGCATGCCTGATGTTGGGCACAGATGAGTACCACCCATTCACGCTGACGTCAGCCCCTCACGAAGAGACCCTGAGCCTGCACATCCGAGCCGTGGGGCCTTGGACCAGTCAGCTCCGAGAGCTCTACACCGAAGAAAGCCAGATCGAGCTTGGAGCCTATCCAAAG CTGTACTTGGACGGCCCGTTTGGTGAAGGCCACCAGGAGTGGGTTAACTTTGAGGTGTCTGTTCTGGTGGGAGGAGGAATTGGAGTCACTCCATTCACCTCCATCCTCAAAGACCTGGTGTTCAACTCTTCCATCAAGTCCAAGATTCAGTGTAAAAAG GTGTACTTCATCTGGGTGACACGGACACAGCACCAGTTCGAGTGGGTGTCAGAAATCAttagggaggtggaggagatggacacCCAGGAGCTGGTGTCagtccacacttacatcactcaGGTGGCCGAGAAGTTTGACCTCCGCACCACAATGCTG tatgtgtgtgagcgGCACTTTCAGAAGGTGTGGAACCGCAGTCTCTTCACTGGCCTGAGATCTGTCACACACTTCGGACGTCCACCCTTTGTGTCCTTTTTCAGCTCACTGCAGGAAGTTCACCCCGAG GTGGGTAAAATTGGTGTATTCAGCTGTGGACCACCTGGACTGACCAAGAACGTGGAGAAAGCTTGTCAGCAGATGAACAAGAGGGATCAGGCCCATTTCATGCATCACTATGAGAACTTCTAa